One stretch of Sinomonas terrae DNA includes these proteins:
- the mgrA gene encoding L-glyceraldehyde 3-phosphate reductase, whose amino-acid sequence MTYIADSTRYESMQYNRVGRSGLKLPAISLGLWHNFGDDKTFEEQRAILRRAFDLGVNHFDLANNYGPPPGSAESNFGRHLREDFRPYRDELVISTKAGYFMWDGPYGEWGSRKYLISSLDQSLKRMGLEYVDIFYSHRPDPDTPLEETMGALDYAVRSGRALYAGISSYSPQQTLEAAQILRDMGTPLLIHQPRYSMADRWTEQGSPNLYQALDEVGAGSIVFSPLAQGLLTNRYLHGIPEDSRAAKEHFLKSSSITEDKVEMVRALDAIARDRGQTLAQMAIAWVLRPQPSGATPVTSALIGASSVGQLEDSLGALAGPEFLDGELAQIDQILASH is encoded by the coding sequence GTGACGTACATCGCAGATTCCACCCGTTATGAATCCATGCAGTACAACCGGGTTGGGCGCAGCGGTCTCAAGCTGCCGGCCATCTCCCTCGGGCTCTGGCACAACTTCGGGGACGACAAGACGTTCGAGGAACAGCGTGCCATCCTTCGGCGCGCCTTCGACCTCGGAGTCAACCACTTCGACCTGGCCAACAACTACGGGCCGCCTCCAGGGAGTGCCGAGTCCAACTTCGGCCGGCACCTCCGTGAGGACTTCCGCCCCTATCGGGACGAGCTCGTCATCTCGACCAAGGCCGGCTATTTCATGTGGGACGGGCCCTACGGCGAATGGGGATCTCGGAAATATCTGATCTCTAGCCTTGACCAATCGCTCAAGCGCATGGGTCTTGAATACGTCGACATCTTCTACAGCCATCGGCCGGATCCGGATACTCCGCTCGAGGAGACGATGGGGGCGCTCGACTACGCCGTCCGCTCGGGGCGTGCTCTCTACGCAGGCATCTCGTCCTACTCGCCTCAGCAGACGCTCGAGGCGGCCCAGATCCTTCGCGATATGGGCACGCCGCTGCTCATCCATCAGCCGCGTTACTCGATGGCTGACAGGTGGACGGAGCAGGGCAGCCCTAACCTGTACCAGGCTCTGGACGAGGTGGGGGCCGGGTCGATCGTCTTCTCGCCACTGGCGCAGGGCCTGCTGACGAACCGCTATCTGCACGGGATCCCCGAGGACTCTCGGGCGGCGAAGGAGCACTTCCTCAAGTCGTCCTCGATCACCGAGGACAAGGTCGAGATGGTGCGAGCCCTCGACGCCATCGCGCGTGACCGAGGGCAGACTCTTGCGCAGATGGCCATCGCATGGGTGCTGCGCCCGCAGCCCTCGGGAGCGACGCCAGTGACCTCGGCGCTCATCGGTGCCTCGTCTGTGGGTCAGCTCGAGGATTCGCTCGGCGCCCTCGCCGGGCCCGAGTTCCTCGACGGGGAGCTGGCCCAGATCGATCAGATCCTCGCGAGCCACTGA
- a CDS encoding PLDc N-terminal domain-containing protein, with amino-acid sequence MSGRKRFWVVSFSMLEFGLKLLAWRDLARRPAQQINGRKAAWFAATFVNTFGPIAYFIFGRRPAAVSPAHR; translated from the coding sequence ATGAGCGGACGGAAGAGGTTCTGGGTCGTCAGCTTCTCGATGCTCGAGTTCGGCCTCAAGCTGCTCGCGTGGCGGGACCTCGCCCGGCGCCCCGCGCAGCAGATCAACGGCCGGAAGGCGGCGTGGTTCGCGGCCACCTTCGTCAACACGTTCGGGCCGATCGCCTACTTCATCTTCGGACGGCGCCCCGCAGCCGTCTCGCCGGCGCACCGCTGA
- the glgX gene encoding glycogen debranching protein GlgX: protein MEIWPGTPYPLGATFDGTGTNFALFSEAASKVELCLFDADRNEKRVELNEVDGFVWHCYLPDIQPGQLYGYRVHGEYDPSKGLRCNPNKLLLDPYAKAVHGQPEWSQPLFSYNFGDPSSRNDEDSAPYMMLGVVTNPFFDWGPDAQLRIPYHETVIYEAHVKGLTELHPEVPENQRGTYAGVAHPAVVAHLKKLGVTALELMPVHQFVDDSTLQEKGLHNYWGYNTIGFFAPHAGYSSAGDLGTQVQEFKAMVRALHEADIEVILDVVYNHTAEGNHMGPTLSLKGIDNARYYRLVEDDPQYYMDYTGTGNSLNARQPHSLQLLMDSLRYWVTEMHVDGFRFDLASTLAREFYDVDRLSSFFELIQQDPVVSQVKLIAEPWDVGPGGYQVGNFPPQWSEWNGKYRDTVRDFWRGEPATLGEFASRLTGSADLYERDGRRPVASINFVTAHDGFTLRDLVSYNEKHNEANGEDNNDGESHNRSWNCGAEGPTKDEKVLELRARQQRNFLATMFLSQGVPMICHGDELGRTQHGNNNAYCQDSELTWINWEATDRPLVEFTAAVARLRAEHPTFRRSKFFVGKPVRREEGDRLPDIVWLRPDGETMVPEDWDTPFGRSVAVFLNGNGINGVDRRGQAITDAHFLLYFNAHDGEVSFRIPSRKYAPGWDVLIDTSGALPHGKEVLAGTEIGIAAKSLAVLRAHEPAPAEADHSVAASLAALAESEGRAPEAPVEEETPVEEAAPAEADVETPVEEAAPAEADVETPVEEAAPAEAADQAAPDSSKTKRSESGPRRGKD, encoded by the coding sequence ATGGAGATCTGGCCCGGCACCCCATACCCCTTGGGTGCGACGTTCGACGGAACCGGGACGAACTTTGCCCTGTTCAGCGAGGCCGCGAGCAAGGTGGAGCTGTGCCTCTTCGACGCGGATCGGAATGAGAAGCGGGTCGAGCTCAACGAGGTGGACGGCTTCGTGTGGCACTGCTACCTCCCGGACATTCAGCCCGGGCAGCTCTACGGCTATCGGGTACACGGCGAGTACGACCCGAGCAAGGGGCTTCGCTGCAACCCGAACAAGCTCCTCCTCGATCCGTATGCCAAGGCAGTCCACGGGCAGCCCGAGTGGTCCCAGCCGCTGTTCTCGTACAACTTCGGCGATCCGTCGAGCCGCAATGACGAGGACTCGGCGCCTTACATGATGCTCGGCGTCGTGACCAACCCGTTCTTCGACTGGGGTCCGGACGCGCAGTTGCGCATCCCGTACCACGAGACGGTCATCTACGAGGCCCACGTCAAGGGGCTCACCGAGCTGCATCCCGAGGTTCCCGAGAACCAGCGGGGAACCTATGCGGGCGTGGCGCACCCCGCCGTCGTCGCCCATCTGAAGAAGCTCGGGGTGACCGCCCTCGAGCTCATGCCCGTGCACCAGTTCGTGGACGACAGCACCCTGCAGGAAAAGGGCCTGCACAACTACTGGGGCTACAACACAATCGGGTTCTTCGCCCCGCACGCCGGATACAGCTCTGCCGGCGACCTCGGCACCCAGGTGCAGGAGTTCAAGGCGATGGTCCGCGCTCTCCATGAGGCGGACATCGAGGTGATCCTGGACGTCGTGTACAACCACACGGCCGAGGGCAACCATATGGGCCCGACGCTCTCCCTCAAAGGCATCGACAACGCGCGCTACTACCGGCTCGTCGAGGATGACCCGCAGTACTACATGGACTACACGGGCACGGGCAATTCCCTCAACGCCCGGCAACCCCACTCCCTGCAACTGCTCATGGACTCGCTCCGCTACTGGGTAACCGAGATGCACGTCGACGGCTTCCGCTTCGACCTCGCCTCGACACTCGCCCGGGAGTTCTACGACGTCGACCGCCTCTCGAGCTTCTTCGAACTCATCCAGCAGGATCCCGTCGTCTCGCAGGTGAAGCTGATCGCCGAGCCGTGGGACGTCGGGCCAGGCGGCTACCAGGTGGGCAACTTCCCGCCGCAATGGTCGGAGTGGAACGGCAAGTACCGCGACACGGTGCGCGACTTCTGGCGAGGCGAGCCAGCCACGCTCGGGGAATTCGCTTCGCGGCTCACCGGCTCTGCCGACCTCTACGAGCGGGATGGACGCCGCCCAGTCGCCTCCATCAACTTCGTGACCGCCCACGACGGCTTCACGCTGCGGGACCTCGTCTCCTACAACGAGAAGCACAACGAGGCCAACGGCGAGGACAACAACGACGGCGAGTCCCACAACCGTTCGTGGAACTGCGGTGCCGAGGGGCCCACCAAGGATGAGAAGGTCCTCGAGCTGCGCGCACGCCAGCAGCGGAACTTCCTTGCCACGATGTTCCTTTCGCAGGGTGTGCCGATGATCTGCCACGGTGACGAGCTCGGGCGGACTCAGCACGGCAACAACAACGCCTACTGCCAGGACTCCGAACTCACCTGGATCAACTGGGAGGCCACGGACCGGCCGCTCGTCGAGTTCACCGCGGCTGTTGCACGCCTGAGGGCGGAGCACCCGACGTTCCGCCGCAGCAAGTTCTTCGTCGGCAAGCCCGTCCGGCGCGAAGAAGGCGACCGGCTTCCGGACATCGTGTGGCTCAGGCCTGACGGCGAGACCATGGTGCCCGAGGACTGGGACACCCCCTTCGGCCGATCGGTTGCCGTGTTCCTCAACGGCAACGGCATCAACGGCGTGGACCGACGGGGTCAAGCGATCACCGACGCCCATTTCCTCCTTTACTTCAATGCGCACGACGGCGAAGTGAGCTTCCGCATTCCGTCCCGGAAGTACGCGCCTGGGTGGGACGTCCTCATCGACACGTCAGGGGCGCTGCCACACGGCAAGGAAGTGCTCGCGGGTACCGAGATCGGGATCGCAGCCAAGAGCCTTGCCGTGCTGCGGGCCCACGAGCCCGCCCCGGCCGAGGCGGATCATTCCGTCGCGGCGTCGCTCGCAGCACTCGCCGAGAGTGAGGGGCGCGCGCCGGAGGCGCCCGTCGAGGAGGAGACGCCCGTCGAGGAGGCGGCTCCGGCTGAGGCGGATGTGGAGACGCCCGTCGAGGAGGCGGCTCCGGCTGAGGCGGATGTGGAGACGCCCGTCGAGGAGGCGGCTCCGGCTGAGGCGGCGGACCAAGCGGCGCCGGACTCCTCCAAGACGAAACGATCCGAGTCCGGCCCGCGGAGGGGCAAGGACTGA
- a CDS encoding GlsB/YeaQ/YmgE family stress response membrane protein has translation MGFIGFLILGLIAGAIAKAILPGRQGGGWIATLILGVIGAWLGGFIGGLIFGFNTIGTFFEIRTWVTAIVGSIIVLLIWGAIVHRRRA, from the coding sequence GTGGGGTTCATCGGATTTCTGATCCTCGGTCTGATCGCCGGGGCGATTGCGAAGGCCATCCTCCCTGGCCGTCAGGGCGGCGGCTGGATTGCCACTCTCATCTTGGGCGTCATCGGCGCTTGGCTGGGAGGCTTCATTGGTGGCCTGATCTTCGGTTTCAATACGATCGGCACCTTCTTTGAGATCCGCACCTGGGTCACTGCCATCGTCGGGTCCATCATCGTCCTCCTCATCTGGGGTGCCATCGTGCACCGCCGCAGGGCTTAG
- the treZ gene encoding malto-oligosyltrehalose trehalohydrolase, whose protein sequence is MTEQVQTAGRTAHEPGDVWAPAAKEVELVLGAEKLGLVEQDGGWRTVPEAERARVRAALAGGERYGYVVDGEGPFPDPRSLRQPEGVHQLSAGFDPSSHRWSDDGWTGRELAGSVVYELHIGTFTPEGTLDAAAERLPYLADLGIGFVELLPVNAFNGPHNWGYDGVLWSAVHEGYGGPAAYERFVDAAHSHGMGVIQDVVYNHLGPSGNYLPKFGPYLLEGGATVWGDSVNLDGPNSDEVRAFILDNARLWLEDYRVDGLRLDAVHAFVDRRAVHLLEDLAVLADEVEKRTGRAKVLIAESDLNDPRIISPQDRGGYGVHGQWSDDYHHAVHVALTGEAEGYYSDFADPEALAKVLRGGFYHDGTYSSFRERRHGRPIDADLVTPSQLVVCSQNHDQVGNRAAGDRPSASLGYDQLAVAATLVLASPFTPMLFMGEEYGARTPWQFFTSHPEPELARATAEGRLKEFEKMGWDSSLVPDPQDPETRSRSILDWSEAETDDGARLLALYRRLIHARHELPGLWSGRFDETEVATGADGGSRWIAWNRPGAAVAVNLGPGSAKVRLPGAGGRRVVISTDEAIRMDGDLIAFPGPGAVVLGD, encoded by the coding sequence ATGACCGAACAGGTGCAGACTGCCGGCCGTACCGCACACGAGCCGGGGGACGTGTGGGCGCCGGCGGCGAAAGAGGTTGAACTCGTCCTCGGGGCCGAGAAGCTCGGTCTCGTCGAGCAGGACGGCGGATGGCGGACCGTCCCCGAGGCCGAGCGGGCCCGCGTGCGCGCGGCGCTGGCGGGAGGGGAGCGGTACGGCTATGTCGTCGACGGCGAAGGGCCCTTCCCTGATCCTCGCTCCCTCCGACAGCCCGAGGGGGTGCACCAGCTCTCGGCTGGCTTCGACCCGTCCTCGCACCGCTGGTCCGACGACGGCTGGACCGGCCGGGAACTCGCAGGTTCGGTTGTCTACGAGCTCCACATCGGGACCTTCACGCCGGAGGGGACCCTGGACGCAGCCGCCGAGCGGCTCCCGTACCTCGCCGATCTGGGCATCGGCTTCGTAGAGCTCCTGCCCGTCAACGCGTTCAACGGGCCCCACAACTGGGGTTACGACGGTGTCCTCTGGTCAGCCGTCCACGAGGGCTATGGGGGGCCGGCGGCCTATGAGCGCTTCGTCGACGCCGCGCACTCGCACGGCATGGGAGTCATCCAGGACGTCGTCTACAACCACCTAGGACCAAGCGGCAACTACCTCCCGAAGTTCGGCCCGTATCTGCTCGAGGGCGGAGCAACCGTCTGGGGTGACTCGGTCAACTTGGACGGGCCGAATTCGGACGAGGTCCGTGCCTTCATCCTCGACAATGCCCGGCTTTGGCTCGAGGACTACCGAGTGGACGGCCTACGCCTCGACGCGGTTCACGCGTTCGTCGACCGGCGCGCAGTTCACCTCCTCGAGGATCTTGCCGTGCTTGCGGATGAGGTCGAGAAGCGGACGGGTCGCGCCAAGGTGCTCATCGCGGAATCGGACCTCAACGACCCCCGCATCATCTCGCCGCAAGACCGTGGCGGCTACGGGGTGCATGGACAGTGGAGCGATGACTATCACCACGCGGTGCACGTCGCCCTGACGGGTGAAGCGGAGGGGTATTACTCGGATTTCGCGGACCCTGAAGCGCTTGCGAAGGTTCTCCGGGGCGGCTTCTACCACGACGGCACCTATTCGAGCTTCCGAGAACGCCGCCATGGCAGGCCCATCGATGCCGATCTCGTGACACCCAGCCAGCTGGTGGTGTGCAGCCAGAACCATGACCAAGTGGGCAACCGGGCCGCCGGTGATCGCCCGAGCGCGTCGCTCGGCTACGATCAGCTCGCCGTCGCGGCGACCCTCGTGCTGGCCTCGCCGTTCACCCCGATGCTCTTCATGGGGGAGGAGTATGGGGCACGCACGCCGTGGCAGTTCTTCACTTCCCATCCTGAGCCCGAGCTCGCCCGCGCGACTGCGGAAGGCAGGCTCAAGGAGTTCGAGAAGATGGGTTGGGATTCCTCCCTCGTCCCAGACCCCCAGGACCCCGAGACCCGCAGCCGCTCCATCCTTGACTGGAGCGAGGCAGAGACGGACGACGGCGCGCGCCTCCTTGCGCTGTACCGACGCCTCATCCACGCGCGGCACGAGCTCCCCGGCCTGTGGTCCGGGCGCTTCGACGAGACTGAGGTCGCGACGGGCGCTGACGGCGGGAGCAGGTGGATCGCTTGGAACCGGCCGGGCGCGGCTGTTGCCGTCAACCTCGGCCCGGGTTCGGCCAAGGTGCGCCTTCCTGGCGCGGGTGGAAGGCGCGTGGTGATCTCGACCGACGAGGCGATTCGCATGGACGGCGACCTCATCGCCTTCCCCGGTCCTGGCGCCGTCGTCCTCGGGGATTAG
- the treY gene encoding malto-oligosyltrehalose synthase, whose amino-acid sequence MRYPTSTYRLQIRPGFTLDDAARLVPYLHRLGAGWVYLSPILTAVRGSEHGYDVADPTRVDPERGGEDGLARLAAAAHEAGMGVLVDIVPNHLGVDVPEQNPWWWSLLREGRDSRFAEAFDVDWAAGDGKILLPLLGSEADLDGLRLEGDRLYLGEMPLPVAEGSASPDDSPRDVAGRQHYELIPWREADTRLNYRRFFTVTSLAGVRVEVPWVFHAAHAEVRRWFDEGLADGLRIDHPDGLADPIEYLGRLRELTRNSYTVIEKILEADERLPSEFPCEGTTGYDALGLIDRLFIDTAGEARLNEVEATLRRRSPRPAGSPGSAGSGEEAGGGVDVEAVERTAKRMITSGPLRAEILRLARLVPAAADAHNLTEAGALPRPFASEDDVADALAEIAVAFPVYRTYFPHVPGEAELVDQTCRQAAGERPDLAETIMALAPLLTDPATELCVRFQQTTGMIMAKGVEDTAFYRLSRLGTLTEVGTDPGRFSIGLDEFHARMSEREASIPHSMTALTTHDTKRSEDARARISVLAEMADEWAQLLPRLLERAELPDGSLANLVWQAIVGAWPADAERLTGYALKAAREGALDTTWTEPNADFEDKLEALVHSAVSDPETRSLVEDFVARIKPYGASNALSAKLVQLAGPGVPDVYQGTEFWDRSLTDPDNRRPVDFEARDAALSALDVGSLVPLPTAEEAKLLVVSRALRLRRDRPELFEGYVPLKANGPAAAHLVGFRRGVRGAVVLATRLPAGLERRGGWGDTSVVLPRPTLNAFTGAVHEAGQLPLAKVLAELPVALLVPEEK is encoded by the coding sequence ATGCGGTATCCCACGTCAACGTATCGACTGCAGATCCGCCCGGGCTTCACGCTCGACGACGCCGCACGCCTCGTGCCGTACCTGCACAGGCTGGGCGCTGGCTGGGTCTACCTTTCCCCGATCCTCACGGCGGTCCGCGGATCCGAGCACGGCTACGATGTCGCCGATCCGACGCGGGTGGACCCCGAAAGGGGTGGCGAGGACGGGCTGGCGCGGCTTGCCGCTGCTGCGCACGAGGCCGGCATGGGCGTTCTGGTGGACATCGTGCCGAACCACCTCGGCGTCGATGTACCCGAACAGAACCCGTGGTGGTGGTCGCTTCTCCGGGAAGGGCGGGACTCGCGTTTCGCCGAAGCGTTCGACGTCGACTGGGCGGCAGGGGATGGGAAGATCCTCCTTCCGCTGCTCGGCTCGGAGGCGGACCTTGACGGTCTCCGTCTCGAGGGGGATCGCCTGTACCTAGGCGAGATGCCGCTCCCGGTCGCGGAAGGCAGCGCCAGCCCTGACGACAGCCCGCGGGACGTCGCGGGCCGCCAGCACTACGAGCTCATTCCGTGGCGTGAGGCCGACACCCGGCTCAACTACCGGCGGTTCTTCACCGTCACTAGCCTCGCAGGGGTTCGCGTCGAGGTTCCATGGGTCTTCCACGCGGCCCATGCCGAGGTACGTCGCTGGTTCGACGAGGGGTTGGCCGATGGGCTCCGGATCGACCACCCGGATGGGCTCGCGGACCCGATCGAGTATCTCGGGCGGCTTCGCGAGCTGACCCGCAACTCGTACACCGTGATCGAGAAGATCCTCGAGGCAGACGAGCGACTTCCGTCGGAGTTCCCCTGCGAAGGCACGACGGGCTATGACGCGCTCGGTCTCATCGACCGCCTCTTCATCGACACGGCTGGCGAGGCGCGGCTCAACGAGGTGGAGGCGACCCTTCGTCGTCGTTCGCCCCGTCCTGCAGGATCGCCCGGCTCTGCAGGATCGGGTGAGGAAGCCGGCGGGGGCGTCGATGTGGAGGCCGTGGAGCGCACCGCCAAGCGGATGATCACCTCCGGGCCGCTCCGCGCGGAGATCCTTCGGCTCGCACGCCTCGTTCCCGCCGCGGCAGACGCCCACAACCTGACGGAGGCCGGCGCGCTTCCGCGTCCGTTCGCCTCAGAGGACGACGTTGCCGACGCGCTCGCCGAGATCGCGGTCGCTTTTCCGGTCTACCGCACGTATTTCCCGCATGTTCCCGGCGAGGCCGAGCTTGTGGACCAGACGTGCCGTCAAGCCGCTGGCGAGCGCCCTGATCTTGCGGAGACAATCATGGCTCTCGCACCGCTCCTGACGGATCCAGCCACGGAACTCTGCGTCCGGTTCCAGCAGACCACCGGGATGATCATGGCCAAGGGCGTCGAGGACACGGCGTTCTACCGGCTTTCGCGGCTCGGGACGCTGACCGAGGTGGGGACCGATCCGGGACGCTTCTCGATCGGCCTCGATGAGTTCCACGCGCGGATGAGCGAGAGGGAGGCATCGATCCCGCACTCGATGACCGCCCTCACGACCCACGACACCAAGCGCAGCGAGGACGCACGGGCCCGCATTTCGGTCCTTGCCGAGATGGCAGACGAGTGGGCGCAGCTGCTCCCACGCCTCCTCGAACGCGCAGAGCTTCCCGACGGCTCGCTCGCGAATCTCGTGTGGCAGGCCATTGTGGGCGCCTGGCCAGCGGACGCCGAACGGCTCACGGGCTACGCGCTCAAGGCAGCCCGCGAAGGGGCGTTGGACACGACTTGGACCGAGCCGAACGCCGATTTCGAAGACAAGCTCGAGGCACTCGTCCACTCGGCTGTGTCGGACCCCGAAACACGGAGCCTCGTCGAGGACTTCGTCGCAAGGATCAAACCGTACGGCGCGTCCAACGCGCTCTCCGCCAAGCTTGTGCAGCTCGCAGGCCCCGGCGTTCCCGACGTCTACCAAGGCACCGAGTTCTGGGACCGCTCCCTCACGGATCCCGACAATCGGAGGCCAGTGGACTTCGAGGCTCGGGATGCCGCGCTGTCGGCACTCGACGTCGGTTCGCTGGTCCCGCTCCCGACTGCGGAGGAAGCCAAGCTCCTCGTCGTCTCTCGGGCACTCCGGCTCAGGCGCGACCGGCCCGAGCTCTTCGAGGGCTACGTGCCGCTCAAGGCGAATGGGCCGGCCGCCGCACATTTGGTGGGCTTCAGACGCGGAGTGCGCGGCGCCGTCGTCCTCGCCACCCGGCTTCCCGCCGGGCTAGAGCGGCGCGGTGGGTGGGGCGACACCTCCGTCGTCCTCCCGCGGCCCACCCTCAACGCCTTCACAGGCGCCGTCCACGAGGCGGGGCAGCTGCCCCTTGCAAAGGTGCTCGCAGAGCTTCCCGTCGCCTTGCTCGTCCCGGAGGAGAAGTGA
- the glgX gene encoding glycogen debranching protein GlgX, giving the protein MEQEPYGAHLTDGGTRFAVATAPEAERVEVCLVTDDGGQTCVDLVRQGEADGAIRWEGEVAGAGEGQFYGYRVHGPWEPEQGLRFNPAKLLLDPYTLSASGTFTGEQELHGYVFGEPGTMDTSDSLGRAMLSVVCDHGEYDWEGDRAPRRPYHETVVYEAHVKGLTQLHPEVPEELRGTLRGAAHPAVVGHLASLGVTALELMPVHQFIEDPILVEKGLSNYWGYNSICFFAPHNAYSSSGHHGQQIAEFKDLVKAYHRAGIEVILDVVYNHTAEGNHLGPTLSFRGIDNAAYYHLVPGDEFHYMDYTGTGNTLNVGHPLTLRLVVDSLRYWVTEMHVDGFRFDLAASLAREAGEVDMVSPFFELVASDPVLSRVKLIAEPWDVGPGGYQVGNFPSQWVEWNGKFRDCVRDFWRGEPGKLRELATRLSGSADLYEEEGRRPSASVNFVTIHDGFTLRDLVSYNAKHNEANGEDNRDGTDDNRSWNCGVEGPSDDPHILELRARQQRNLLLTLMLAQGVPMLSHGDELGRTQGGNNNAYCQDNETTWIDWAHADGELVDFVRRLVRLRREHPVFRRRSFFDGTPVAPAEGDPLPDIVWLDADGTTMGSDDWDEDWAKSLAFFLNGNAVPGANGAARDSDVLVILNAADNDVDYLIPAGHFPDKWTTVLTTCSSGLVGERTGAGERFVVPARSAVVLEAVRE; this is encoded by the coding sequence ATGGAACAGGAGCCCTATGGGGCGCATCTGACCGATGGGGGAACGCGCTTTGCTGTGGCGACTGCGCCAGAGGCCGAGCGCGTAGAAGTCTGCCTGGTCACGGACGACGGCGGGCAGACGTGTGTGGACTTGGTGCGGCAGGGCGAGGCCGACGGCGCGATCCGCTGGGAGGGCGAAGTCGCCGGGGCCGGGGAAGGCCAGTTCTACGGCTACCGCGTGCACGGCCCGTGGGAGCCGGAGCAGGGACTTCGCTTCAATCCCGCGAAGCTACTCCTGGACCCTTACACGCTCTCGGCCTCCGGGACGTTCACCGGCGAGCAGGAGCTGCACGGATACGTCTTCGGCGAGCCCGGGACGATGGACACCTCGGACTCACTTGGGCGTGCCATGCTCTCCGTCGTCTGCGACCACGGCGAGTACGACTGGGAAGGCGATCGGGCCCCGCGCCGCCCGTACCACGAGACCGTTGTGTACGAAGCCCATGTCAAGGGGCTCACCCAGCTCCATCCTGAGGTTCCCGAGGAGCTCAGGGGGACGCTCCGCGGCGCGGCGCACCCCGCCGTCGTCGGCCATCTCGCCTCGCTTGGCGTCACGGCACTCGAGCTCATGCCCGTCCATCAGTTCATCGAGGATCCCATCCTCGTAGAGAAGGGCCTCTCGAACTACTGGGGCTACAACAGCATCTGCTTCTTCGCGCCGCACAACGCCTACTCGTCCAGTGGCCACCACGGCCAGCAGATCGCCGAGTTCAAGGACCTCGTCAAGGCCTACCACCGCGCCGGGATCGAGGTGATCCTCGACGTCGTCTACAACCACACGGCAGAGGGCAACCATCTCGGGCCGACGCTTTCGTTCCGAGGCATCGACAACGCGGCGTACTACCACCTCGTGCCGGGCGACGAGTTCCACTACATGGACTACACCGGTACCGGGAACACGCTCAACGTCGGTCATCCTTTGACGCTTCGCCTCGTCGTTGACTCGCTGCGCTACTGGGTCACCGAGATGCACGTGGACGGCTTCCGGTTCGACCTCGCGGCATCGCTCGCGAGGGAAGCCGGCGAGGTGGACATGGTCTCGCCGTTCTTCGAACTCGTGGCCTCCGACCCGGTTCTCTCCCGGGTCAAGCTCATTGCGGAGCCATGGGACGTGGGCCCTGGCGGCTACCAGGTGGGCAACTTCCCGTCTCAATGGGTCGAGTGGAACGGCAAGTTCCGCGACTGCGTGCGGGACTTCTGGCGCGGTGAGCCGGGGAAGCTGCGGGAGCTGGCGACGCGGCTCTCGGGCTCCGCTGACCTCTATGAGGAGGAGGGGCGAAGGCCCTCTGCCTCCGTGAACTTCGTGACCATCCACGACGGCTTCACGCTCCGCGACCTCGTCTCGTACAACGCCAAGCACAACGAGGCGAACGGCGAGGACAACCGCGACGGGACCGACGACAACCGCTCGTGGAACTGCGGCGTCGAGGGGCCGAGCGATGACCCGCACATCCTCGAGCTTCGTGCTCGCCAGCAGCGAAACCTGCTCCTGACGCTCATGCTGGCGCAAGGGGTACCGATGCTCTCCCACGGAGACGAGCTCGGGCGCACCCAGGGCGGGAACAACAACGCCTATTGCCAGGATAACGAGACGACGTGGATCGACTGGGCGCACGCGGACGGGGAACTCGTCGACTTCGTGCGGCGCCTCGTGCGCCTTCGCCGTGAGCATCCGGTCTTCCGCCGCCGCAGCTTCTTCGATGGCACACCGGTTGCGCCTGCGGAGGGGGATCCGCTCCCCGACATCGTCTGGCTGGACGCGGACGGAACCACCATGGGCAGCGACGACTGGGATGAAGACTGGGCGAAGTCGCTTGCGTTCTTCCTCAATGGCAATGCGGTTCCCGGAGCGAACGGGGCGGCCCGGGACTCGGATGTGCTCGTGATCCTGAATGCCGCGGACAACGACGTCGACTACCTCATTCCTGCCGGCCACTTTCCCGACAAATGGACGACGGTCCTCACCACGTGTAGTTCGGGCCTGGTGGGGGAACGGACTGGTGCGGGGGAGCGCTTCGTCGTGCCTGCCCGCAGCGCTGTCGTGCTCGAGGCCGTAAGAGAGTGA